From one Peredibacter starrii genomic stretch:
- a CDS encoding ABC-F family ATP-binding cassette domain-containing protein, with protein sequence MIQVVNLSKGFGTQVLFQDVTFTLGKGERVGLVGRNGTGKSTLFKILLGEESYDSGEYIIPKNYQIGTLKQHLHFTHSTILDECKTALRGENAEFEQYKVEKMLLGLGFKMSDFTRAPSDFSGGYQIRLNLAKVLLSEPDCLLLDEPTNYLDIVSMRWLTKFLREFKGEMILITHDRGFMDDVTTHTMGIWRQKLFKIKGDSTKYFEQIVAEEEMYEKTRVNAEKKRKDLEEFVARFKAKASKATQAQSRMKLLEKMPTMDALAMQATLDFEFNFQECPGKVLIDAKELSFGYTDQNLISNLNLLIQRNDKIAIIGKNGKGKSTLLNLLARELEPKTGSINSNVNLLMGHFGQTNINRLNLENTIEEEILAVNPMMGLQRARSIAGVMMFSGDLAKKKIKVLSGGERARVLLGKLLVKPTNLLLLDEPTNHLDQESVEALTLELQNYPGAVIIVTHSESMLRDVATKLVVFHHDKVEFLSETYDDFLKKIGWEEEEAAPVPQKTADKPNRQEVKRLRSEMIIERGRELNPMKKKMESLEKEIMKLEDEQKQLEGILIDPSNDSKKMQESSQRLGQVNKKIDSSFEELTEITMKHDEIFQSYELKLKDLEV encoded by the coding sequence ATGATTCAAGTTGTAAATTTAAGTAAGGGATTCGGAACACAGGTGTTGTTTCAGGACGTCACTTTCACTCTGGGTAAAGGCGAACGTGTCGGACTTGTTGGAAGGAATGGAACCGGGAAATCGACTCTGTTTAAAATTCTTCTGGGTGAAGAGTCTTATGATAGTGGTGAATATATCATTCCTAAAAACTACCAAATTGGGACTTTAAAGCAGCATCTTCATTTCACTCATTCAACAATTTTGGATGAATGTAAAACTGCACTTCGTGGAGAGAACGCAGAGTTTGAACAATATAAAGTTGAAAAAATGCTTCTGGGTTTAGGATTTAAAATGTCCGATTTTACCAGAGCACCTTCTGACTTCTCTGGTGGTTATCAAATTCGTTTAAATCTTGCGAAGGTCCTTCTTTCTGAGCCTGATTGTTTGCTTCTCGATGAGCCAACCAACTACCTCGATATCGTCTCGATGCGCTGGTTAACGAAGTTTCTTCGTGAGTTTAAGGGCGAGATGATTTTGATTACCCATGATCGGGGATTCATGGATGATGTTACGACACACACCATGGGGATTTGGCGGCAAAAACTTTTCAAGATCAAAGGTGACTCGACCAAGTACTTTGAACAGATCGTGGCCGAAGAAGAAATGTATGAAAAAACCCGAGTCAATGCGGAGAAAAAGCGCAAAGACCTGGAAGAGTTCGTTGCCCGCTTTAAAGCGAAAGCAAGTAAGGCCACTCAGGCGCAATCTCGTATGAAGCTCTTAGAAAAGATGCCGACGATGGATGCCTTGGCGATGCAAGCGACTCTGGATTTTGAATTTAACTTTCAAGAATGTCCTGGCAAAGTTTTGATTGATGCTAAGGAACTGAGCTTTGGATATACCGACCAGAACCTTATCTCAAATCTTAATCTTCTCATTCAGAGGAATGACAAAATTGCCATCATTGGTAAAAACGGAAAAGGGAAGTCGACTCTTTTGAATCTTCTCGCCCGTGAATTAGAACCGAAAACTGGTTCAATTAATTCAAACGTAAATCTTCTGATGGGTCACTTTGGCCAAACCAATATCAATCGCCTGAATCTTGAGAATACTATTGAAGAAGAAATTCTCGCGGTAAATCCCATGATGGGTCTTCAGCGCGCTCGCAGCATTGCGGGTGTCATGATGTTTAGTGGAGATCTGGCCAAGAAAAAAATCAAGGTTCTTTCCGGGGGAGAGCGAGCAAGAGTTCTTCTGGGTAAACTTTTAGTTAAACCTACCAATCTTTTACTTCTGGATGAGCCCACCAACCACCTGGACCAAGAATCAGTGGAAGCACTCACACTCGAATTACAAAACTACCCGGGTGCCGTGATTATTGTTACCCACTCAGAGAGTATGCTCCGGGACGTGGCGACCAAACTCGTGGTTTTCCACCACGATAAAGTGGAATTCCTGTCTGAGACTTATGACGATTTCTTGAAGAAAATTGGTTGGGAAGAAGAGGAGGCCGCTCCAGTTCCTCAAAAGACCGCTGATAAACCAAATCGTCAGGAAGTAAAACGTCTTCGTTCAGAAATGATCATCGAGCGCGGTCGTGAACTTAATCCGATGAAAAAGAAGATGGAGAGTCTTGAGAAAGAGATCATGAAGCTCGAGGATGAACAGAAGCAACTTGAGGGCATACTTATCGATCCATCGAATGATTCCAAAAAAATGCAGGAGTCATCTCAGAGATTGGGTCAGGTGAATAAAAAAATTGATTCATCTTTTGAAGAGCTGACTGAAATCACCATGAAGCATGATGAGATTTTTCAGAGCTACGAACTCAAACTGAAAGATTTAGAAGTCTAA
- a CDS encoding sodium:solute symporter family protein, with translation MISHHALLQFLNPLDWIIFFAVLAATFACVVWGQSKKQKLSESEQMSTVELLLMGRRLTLPIFVATLVATWYGGIFGVTALSYEKGIYNLLTQGIFWYGSYLIFAFFLVKKIRNYNVMTIPEMAGKVFGPKAEKLTATLNFLNLLPLAYTISLGLFLQAVFGGSLFINTFLGVLLVTLWSLWGGFRAVVYSDIVQFVVMIVAVFLVVIFAWAQMGSPFTLMSQLPATHLDWTGGEKTSTILVWGFIALSTLVDPNFYQRVLAADSEKTAKRGIIISTIIWFFFDCCTTLGALYARVALPNVDPNNAYLQFAIQLVPHGVRGFILAGILAIILSTLDSYIFNAATSVSYDFFKIKDRFKVWHHHIALISVSLASVLIGLQFEGNVVEVWRTLGGFSAACLLFPLLVGQWKPGVISEKSFCWAVSFGCIGIVSWKVINKVFELSTIDEFYIGLLCTTLPLIPSLLRKKA, from the coding sequence ATGATTTCCCATCATGCCTTATTGCAATTCCTGAACCCTTTGGACTGGATTATCTTCTTTGCCGTTTTAGCGGCAACTTTCGCATGTGTGGTATGGGGACAGAGTAAGAAACAGAAGCTTTCAGAGTCTGAACAAATGAGTACGGTGGAACTTCTCCTTATGGGTAGAAGACTAACTCTGCCAATTTTTGTGGCAACTCTTGTGGCCACTTGGTACGGTGGGATTTTCGGAGTAACCGCACTCTCTTACGAAAAAGGGATCTACAATCTTCTGACTCAAGGGATTTTCTGGTACGGAAGTTACCTCATCTTTGCTTTTTTTCTAGTCAAAAAGATTCGCAACTACAACGTCATGACCATCCCAGAGATGGCGGGTAAGGTCTTCGGACCGAAAGCAGAAAAACTCACTGCTACTCTGAATTTCCTGAATCTCTTACCACTCGCCTACACCATCAGCCTTGGCCTTTTTCTTCAGGCTGTCTTTGGTGGTTCCCTTTTCATCAATACATTTTTGGGTGTTTTACTTGTGACTCTATGGTCACTGTGGGGCGGATTCCGAGCGGTAGTCTACTCAGATATCGTTCAATTCGTAGTGATGATTGTAGCAGTGTTTTTAGTGGTGATATTTGCTTGGGCACAAATGGGCTCCCCGTTTACACTCATGAGTCAACTTCCCGCCACTCACCTGGATTGGACCGGCGGTGAAAAAACCAGCACGATTTTAGTCTGGGGATTCATTGCTCTATCAACCCTGGTTGATCCGAATTTTTATCAACGAGTTCTCGCAGCTGACAGTGAAAAAACCGCGAAACGCGGAATCATTATCTCAACAATTATTTGGTTCTTCTTTGATTGTTGTACCACTTTAGGTGCTCTCTACGCTCGAGTGGCACTTCCCAATGTTGATCCTAACAACGCTTATTTGCAATTTGCGATTCAACTAGTTCCTCATGGGGTGAGAGGGTTTATCCTCGCTGGAATTCTCGCCATCATTCTCTCTACTCTTGATTCTTACATCTTCAATGCTGCCACTTCTGTCAGTTATGATTTTTTCAAAATCAAAGATCGCTTCAAAGTTTGGCATCACCATATTGCCCTTATATCAGTGAGCCTTGCATCAGTTTTGATCGGTCTTCAATTTGAAGGAAATGTTGTGGAAGTTTGGCGCACCTTAGGTGGATTTTCGGCCGCCTGTCTTCTTTTTCCACTCTTGGTTGGACAATGGAAACCGGGAGTCATTTCGGAGAAAAGTTTTTGTTGGGCCGTATCATTTGGTTGTATTGGCATTGTGTCATGGAAAGTTATTAACAAAGTTTTTGAGTTATCCACAATCGACGAGTTCTACATCGGACTTCTTTGTACAACTCTGCCCCTAATTCCGTCCCTCCTTCGTAAAAAAGCCTGA
- a CDS encoding NADP-dependent malic enzyme, translating into MTTPTNETTSAEEKYRLALDYHAHGRAGKVEITPTKPTMTARDLSLAYSPGVAAPCLEIAKNPDDVYKYTAKGNLVAVLSNGTAVLGLGDIGPLAGKPVMEGKGVLFKRFADIDVFDIEINNRSVEEIVRTVKSLEPTFGGINLEDIKAPECFEVETQLQEIMDIPIFHDDQHGTAIIGGAAFLNACEITNRDISKVKVVVSGAGAAAIATANFLLELGVKRENVLMADSKGVIYKGRTEGMNKYKDAFANETKCRTLADAMVNADAFIGCSAKGLVSKDMVKAMAKDPIIFAMANPDPEITPEEVAQVRSDAIMATGRSDYANQVNNVLCFPFLFRGALDVRARKINEEMKKAAAMALAKLAKEEVPEDVKRAYGNENFSFGRNYLIPKPFDKRVLTWVAPAVAKAAMDSGVARMPIEDFNAYAKSLQERLGQVGSIMRNIRSRLPGAGKAEKPRIVFPEGTNARILKAVSILRDEGLIQPILLGNKKIIHRKMDELGVSNLKDLEIIYPEDNANYETFVKDYFTQRQRKGVSYSFAKDTMKRGNYFGSMMVKTGNADGMITGATQNYPECIRPIMKVIGTNSPGRAKVAGIMMLVFKQRVVFLADCTVQMNPDAHDLADIALSAAQMYRNVMQAEPRVAFLSYSNFGSNRDPQAAKMAEAVKIAKAKDPTLIADGEMQADVAVNADIMKNLFEFCSLDKAADVLIFPDLGSANISYKLLAQLGGATSIGPILLPLKYAINIVQRTSTVDEIVNMSHLTALISQEIKAHRALKHS; encoded by the coding sequence GTGACTACACCTACAAATGAAACGACGTCGGCCGAAGAGAAGTATCGTCTGGCCCTCGACTATCACGCCCACGGACGCGCTGGTAAAGTTGAAATCACTCCAACAAAACCAACAATGACTGCGAGAGATCTCTCACTTGCATATTCGCCAGGAGTTGCGGCCCCATGTCTTGAGATCGCAAAAAATCCTGATGATGTTTATAAATACACTGCAAAAGGAAACCTGGTTGCTGTTCTTTCAAACGGAACTGCAGTTTTGGGCCTTGGTGATATTGGTCCATTAGCTGGTAAACCAGTAATGGAAGGTAAAGGTGTACTCTTCAAGCGTTTTGCTGACATTGATGTTTTTGATATCGAAATCAACAACCGCTCTGTAGAAGAAATCGTTCGTACAGTTAAGTCTCTTGAACCAACATTCGGTGGTATCAATCTAGAAGACATTAAAGCTCCTGAGTGTTTTGAAGTTGAAACTCAGCTTCAAGAGATCATGGATATTCCTATTTTCCACGATGACCAACACGGTACTGCCATCATTGGTGGAGCAGCTTTCCTTAACGCTTGTGAAATCACAAACCGTGATATTTCAAAAGTTAAAGTAGTTGTTTCAGGTGCTGGTGCAGCTGCGATTGCTACTGCTAATTTCCTTCTTGAACTTGGTGTAAAACGTGAAAACGTTCTTATGGCAGATTCTAAAGGTGTGATCTACAAGGGTCGTACTGAAGGTATGAACAAGTACAAAGACGCTTTCGCGAATGAAACTAAATGCCGTACTCTTGCAGACGCCATGGTGAATGCTGATGCTTTCATCGGTTGTTCAGCAAAAGGTCTTGTATCGAAAGATATGGTTAAAGCAATGGCGAAAGATCCTATCATCTTCGCAATGGCAAACCCTGATCCTGAAATTACTCCTGAAGAAGTAGCACAAGTTCGTTCGGACGCTATCATGGCGACTGGTCGTTCTGACTATGCTAACCAAGTGAATAACGTTCTTTGTTTCCCATTCTTGTTCCGTGGTGCACTTGATGTGCGTGCACGCAAGATCAATGAAGAAATGAAGAAAGCGGCAGCAATGGCGCTTGCAAAACTTGCGAAAGAAGAAGTTCCTGAAGACGTTAAACGCGCCTATGGAAATGAGAATTTCTCTTTCGGACGTAACTACCTCATTCCAAAACCTTTCGATAAACGCGTTCTTACTTGGGTCGCTCCTGCAGTTGCAAAAGCAGCCATGGATTCAGGTGTGGCCCGCATGCCAATTGAAGACTTTAATGCTTATGCAAAATCTCTTCAAGAGCGTTTGGGTCAGGTTGGCTCAATCATGAGAAACATCCGTTCTCGTCTTCCAGGTGCCGGTAAAGCTGAAAAGCCTCGTATCGTTTTCCCTGAAGGAACAAACGCACGTATTCTTAAAGCAGTTTCAATTCTTCGTGACGAAGGTCTGATTCAGCCGATCCTTCTTGGTAACAAGAAAATCATTCACCGTAAGATGGATGAGCTTGGGGTTTCTAATCTTAAAGATCTTGAAATCATCTATCCTGAAGACAATGCTAATTACGAAACATTCGTAAAAGATTACTTCACTCAACGTCAGCGCAAAGGTGTTTCATACTCTTTTGCTAAAGACACAATGAAGCGTGGTAACTACTTCGGTTCAATGATGGTTAAAACTGGAAACGCTGACGGTATGATTACAGGTGCGACTCAGAACTATCCTGAATGTATTCGCCCAATCATGAAAGTCATTGGTACAAATTCTCCAGGTCGCGCGAAAGTAGCGGGCATCATGATGCTTGTATTCAAGCAACGTGTAGTGTTCCTTGCTGACTGTACTGTTCAGATGAACCCAGATGCTCACGATCTAGCGGACATCGCTCTATCAGCAGCTCAAATGTACCGTAATGTAATGCAAGCAGAACCACGTGTAGCGTTCCTTTCATACTCGAACTTTGGATCAAACCGTGATCCACAAGCTGCGAAGATGGCCGAAGCCGTAAAAATCGCAAAAGCAAAAGACCCAACTCTTATTGCTGATGGTGAAATGCAAGCAGACGTTGCTGTTAATGCTGACATCATGAAAAACCTTTTCGAGTTCTGCTCACTTGATAAGGCCGCAGACGTTCTGATTTTCCCTGACCTTGGTTCAGCGAACATCAGCTACAAGCTTCTAGCACAACTTGGTGGAGCGACTTCAATCGGTCCAATCCTTCTTCCATTGAAATACGCAATCAACATCGTTCAGCGTACCTCAACAGTTGATGAGATTGTGAACATGAGTCACCTGACTGCCCTAATCTCGCAAGAGATCAAGGCCCACAGAGCACTAAAACATTCTTAA
- a CDS encoding Rid family detoxifying hydrolase, which translates to MSFQKTIINTDKAPAAVGTYSQGVFHNGVYYFSGQIGLDAKTGEMANGFDAQLETVMKNIDGLLQSQDLTRANIIKTTIFMTDLAQFGKVNEAYVKFFAAPYPARSTVQVSALPKGAVVEIEVIAAK; encoded by the coding sequence ATGTCATTCCAAAAAACTATCATCAATACAGATAAGGCACCTGCGGCAGTAGGTACTTACTCTCAAGGCGTTTTCCATAACGGCGTTTATTACTTCTCGGGCCAAATTGGTCTAGATGCAAAAACTGGCGAGATGGCGAATGGTTTCGATGCTCAACTTGAAACAGTTATGAAGAACATCGACGGTCTTCTTCAGTCTCAAGACCTGACTCGTGCAAACATCATCAAAACAACAATTTTCATGACTGACCTGGCGCAGTTCGGGAAAGTGAATGAAGCTTACGTGAAATTCTTCGCAGCTCCATACCCTGCTCGTTCAACTGTTCAAGTTTCAGCTCTGCCTAAAGGCGCAGTGGTTGAAATTGAGGTTATTGCTGCTAAGTAA
- a CDS encoding YdcF family protein, producing the protein MFGRKYTFESKTTRLRRLALSGVFLACLTIALVVSFIVYIPIYAKMQKGRAAGAFFQKSPDAIAVFTGDKGRIAYAMDLLKKNPTSKLFISGVHAANSVQTLINKQSNDSTAPEINDAGVQVDLDYESKNTFENVRETVSYLKANPEIQNVLIISSDYHIMRIKLIIAHFLSGSKQQFYFDSVPNTYTTWKDTKKLLKEAVKIVRTFIQLKIFREDFVTED; encoded by the coding sequence ATGTTTGGACGTAAGTATACTTTCGAATCAAAAACCACCAGACTACGCCGCTTAGCTTTAAGCGGCGTTTTTCTGGCGTGTCTCACGATCGCTCTTGTCGTTAGCTTTATCGTTTATATTCCGATTTACGCTAAAATGCAGAAAGGTCGCGCGGCAGGTGCCTTCTTCCAGAAGTCTCCGGATGCTATTGCTGTATTTACAGGAGACAAAGGTCGAATTGCATACGCCATGGATCTTCTTAAAAAGAATCCTACGTCTAAACTATTCATCTCTGGGGTTCATGCTGCGAACTCGGTTCAAACGCTCATTAACAAGCAATCTAACGATTCTACAGCACCGGAAATTAACGATGCTGGAGTTCAGGTGGACCTGGATTATGAATCAAAGAATACTTTCGAGAATGTGCGTGAAACTGTTTCTTACTTGAAGGCCAATCCAGAGATTCAGAACGTGTTGATCATTTCAAGTGATTACCACATCATGAGAATTAAACTCATCATTGCTCACTTCCTATCGGGCTCAAAACAGCAGTTTTACTTCGATAGCGTGCCTAATACCTACACCACCTGGAAGGACACGAAGAAGCTTCTAAAAGAAGCGGTAAAGATCGTGAGGACCTTCATTCAGTTGAAGATTTTTAGAGAAGATTTTGTAACTGAAGATTAA
- a CDS encoding RelA/SpoT family protein has translation MFAERIDFSHEANLTIDELVKRAEVLLPEADLTILRKCFEFADKMHSGVKRSSGEPYIIHPLNVAATLIKLKMDLDSIMAGLLHDTVEDCDVSPEDIAKMFGQSVAQIVVGCTKISKIKFKTKEESQAENFRKMVVAMAQDLRVIIVKLADRMHNMRTLQYMTKEKQQAKAQETLDIYVPLASRLGINSVKADLEDLCLRYIHPDIYYRLAEKIAMKKREREAYITETHNLIEEKMLEYSVTGEVTGRPKHFFSIYKKMQQRGVDFEQIQDLLAFRILVNNITECYKCLGIIHSAFTPVPGRFKDYIAIPKVNNYQSLHTTVIGPKAERIEIQIRTFEMHEVAERGVAAHWKYKERNKGEGVNKLKWVEELMEFNQNVQNSSEFMDVVKNDLDVGGVFIFTPTGDVKELRYGATPLDFAYAVHTEVGNKTVGAKVNGKMVPLKYRLKSGDTVEILTSKTQTPSKDWLKICKTSRAITKIRQYLMKVERDEHRTLGEDVLEKALKKFETSIKALDKKGEFKPILEKNHYKTLEELFVNIGSNHLPIKDVLVAIPSIAFTETDELDFKEDDKELESYYKKVAKTARKSTSNDNAVIVDGLDDIMVKMGRCCNPIPGDPITGIITRGRGITVHTIGCGRIVDIEKSRQIHVEWNKHYTFSHPVNIKVTTHDKPGILSKISKSINNAGINIRSAIARSMPDQKGNFIFEIEVKDYSELLKTISSIEQMEEVISVNRA, from the coding sequence ATGTTCGCAGAAAGAATTGATTTCTCCCATGAAGCAAACCTTACGATTGATGAACTCGTCAAACGTGCGGAAGTGCTTTTGCCTGAAGCTGATCTGACGATCCTTCGTAAGTGCTTTGAGTTTGCAGATAAAATGCACTCTGGGGTGAAGCGTTCTTCTGGTGAACCTTATATCATTCACCCGCTTAACGTAGCGGCGACTTTGATTAAACTTAAAATGGACCTTGATTCCATCATGGCCGGTCTGCTTCACGATACTGTTGAGGATTGTGATGTTTCTCCGGAAGACATCGCCAAGATGTTCGGTCAGAGTGTGGCCCAAATTGTTGTGGGTTGTACGAAGATCTCTAAAATTAAATTTAAAACCAAAGAAGAATCTCAAGCAGAAAACTTTCGTAAGATGGTTGTGGCAATGGCCCAGGATCTTCGCGTAATTATCGTGAAGCTCGCAGACAGAATGCACAACATGCGTACCCTTCAGTATATGACGAAGGAGAAGCAGCAGGCGAAAGCGCAAGAGACTTTGGATATCTATGTTCCACTGGCCTCTCGTCTGGGTATTAACTCGGTTAAAGCAGATCTAGAAGATTTATGTCTCCGTTATATTCATCCTGATATCTATTATCGTCTCGCTGAAAAAATCGCGATGAAAAAGCGCGAGCGCGAAGCGTATATCACTGAGACGCATAATCTGATTGAAGAAAAGATGCTCGAGTACTCGGTAACTGGTGAAGTTACTGGTCGTCCGAAGCACTTCTTTTCAATTTATAAAAAGATGCAGCAGCGTGGAGTGGATTTTGAGCAGATTCAAGACTTGCTCGCTTTCCGTATTCTCGTTAATAACATCACTGAATGTTACAAGTGTCTGGGTATTATTCACTCAGCATTTACGCCAGTTCCTGGACGTTTCAAAGACTACATTGCCATTCCTAAGGTGAACAACTATCAGTCGCTTCACACGACGGTAATTGGACCCAAGGCCGAGCGTATCGAAATTCAAATTCGTACGTTTGAAATGCATGAAGTTGCTGAGCGCGGGGTGGCCGCTCACTGGAAGTATAAAGAAAGAAATAAAGGCGAAGGTGTAAATAAACTGAAGTGGGTCGAAGAACTCATGGAGTTTAACCAGAACGTTCAGAACTCTTCTGAGTTCATGGACGTTGTGAAAAACGATCTGGATGTTGGTGGAGTATTCATTTTCACTCCAACTGGAGACGTAAAAGAACTTCGCTACGGAGCGACTCCGCTGGACTTCGCTTATGCCGTTCACACTGAAGTCGGTAACAAGACCGTAGGTGCAAAAGTAAATGGTAAGATGGTTCCACTTAAGTACCGTCTTAAGTCTGGTGACACAGTTGAAATTCTCACATCCAAAACTCAGACTCCGTCGAAAGACTGGTTAAAGATCTGTAAGACTTCTCGTGCCATCACGAAGATTCGTCAGTATCTCATGAAGGTCGAGCGTGATGAACATCGTACCCTTGGTGAAGATGTTCTTGAGAAGGCCCTGAAGAAGTTTGAAACTTCGATTAAGGCCCTGGATAAAAAAGGTGAGTTCAAACCAATCCTTGAAAAGAACCACTACAAAACGCTTGAAGAGCTTTTCGTTAACATTGGTTCAAATCACCTTCCAATTAAAGATGTGCTGGTTGCCATTCCTTCTATCGCGTTCACCGAAACAGATGAACTCGATTTCAAGGAAGATGATAAGGAACTTGAAAGCTATTATAAGAAAGTTGCTAAAACTGCCCGCAAGAGTACCAGTAATGACAACGCCGTTATTGTTGATGGTCTTGATGACATCATGGTGAAGATGGGCCGTTGTTGTAATCCAATTCCAGGTGACCCGATCACAGGTATCATTACTCGTGGCCGTGGTATCACAGTTCACACAATTGGTTGCGGACGAATTGTAGACATCGAAAAGAGTCGCCAGATCCATGTTGAGTGGAACAAGCATTATACGTTCAGCCACCCAGTTAACATTAAGGTTACGACCCACGATAAGCCGGGGATTCTTTCAAAAATCTCTAAGTCAATTAACAACGCTGGCATCAATATTCGTTCGGCGATTGCCCGATCGATGCCGGATCAAAAGGGTAACTTCATTTTCGAGATCGAAGTGAAGGATTACTCAGAGCTTCTTAAGACAATCTCGAGCATCGAGCAGATGGAAGAAGTCATTTCGGTGAACCGAGCTTAA
- the gmk gene encoding guanylate kinase: MSSRMIVICAPSGTGKSTLLNRLKADIPDLVWSVSCTTRPMRTGETHGKDYFFIKVESFEKQIADDEFIEWAKVHSNYYGTSKRFVSEGIQKGHKMLFDLDVQGADAMKRIYGADAQVIFIEPPSVEELEKRLIARGTDALHVIQERIKNAREELKNKHKYDHLILNDNVDSAYEKLKAVVEKILS, translated from the coding sequence ATGTCCTCAAGAATGATTGTGATCTGTGCCCCATCGGGTACGGGTAAATCTACATTATTAAATAGGCTAAAGGCCGATATCCCTGACCTTGTGTGGTCAGTTTCATGCACGACTCGTCCTATGAGAACAGGGGAGACGCACGGAAAAGATTATTTCTTCATCAAAGTCGAGAGCTTTGAGAAGCAAATTGCCGATGATGAATTTATTGAATGGGCGAAAGTTCATTCAAACTATTACGGAACTTCAAAGCGCTTTGTGAGCGAAGGGATTCAGAAGGGACATAAAATGCTCTTCGATCTGGACGTGCAAGGTGCCGATGCCATGAAACGCATCTACGGAGCGGACGCTCAGGTGATTTTCATTGAACCACCTTCAGTAGAGGAATTAGAGAAGCGACTTATTGCTCGCGGAACTGATGCTCTTCATGTGATTCAGGAAAGAATTAAGAACGCCCGTGAAGAACTTAAAAACAAACACAAATACGATCATTTGATCCTTAACGATAATGTGGACAGCGCATATGAAAAGCTGAAAGCAGTCGTTGAAAAGATTTTGAGTTAA
- a CDS encoding YicC/YloC family endoribonuclease: MSVYSMTGFGKGEAQGQNYSITTEIKTVNNRFKDFKFRMSSLFNSVELDLRSKLESEFRRGSFDISVTYKRTERAVTEFQVDSKKVEAYLSLMKPVFEKNNVPLQVSPTEFLRSDFYKDEDESKETELEPLVMASFEDAIKALKISRAGEGKKLVDKLLEHLAIYEACLAKIEAMKQEFPDMMKEKLTAKLNEKLKDIKIDESRFLQEVVYYLEKLEIDEEINRARIHVVKLKSVLKSSGEIGRQIDFLLQELGRETNTMGSKSAVPEISTNVVEMKVQLEKIREQALNLE; this comes from the coding sequence ATGAGCGTTTATTCGATGACAGGATTCGGGAAAGGTGAAGCTCAAGGGCAGAACTATTCCATCACGACAGAAATCAAAACGGTAAATAATCGTTTCAAGGATTTCAAATTCCGCATGAGTTCACTATTTAACTCTGTAGAATTGGATCTTCGTTCGAAACTAGAAAGCGAATTTCGTCGTGGAAGCTTCGATATCTCTGTTACTTATAAACGCACAGAAAGAGCAGTGACTGAATTTCAAGTCGACTCAAAAAAAGTGGAAGCTTACTTGTCGCTTATGAAACCAGTTTTCGAAAAGAACAACGTTCCTCTACAAGTTAGTCCTACTGAATTTCTTCGTTCTGACTTTTACAAAGACGAAGACGAGTCAAAGGAAACTGAGCTTGAGCCGCTTGTCATGGCCTCATTTGAAGATGCCATCAAGGCCCTTAAAATTTCTCGTGCGGGCGAGGGGAAGAAGCTCGTTGATAAACTTCTTGAGCACCTTGCTATTTATGAGGCATGTCTCGCTAAAATCGAGGCAATGAAGCAAGAGTTCCCTGACATGATGAAAGAGAAGCTTACAGCAAAGCTTAATGAGAAACTGAAAGACATCAAAATCGATGAGTCACGCTTCCTTCAGGAAGTAGTGTACTACCTAGAGAAATTAGAAATAGACGAGGAAATCAATCGGGCAAGAATCCACGTCGTTAAACTTAAATCAGTCCTCAAATCCTCTGGCGAAATCGGTCGTCAAATCGACTTCCTTCTTCAGGAACTTGGTCGTGAGACCAATACCATGGGATCAAAATCTGCCGTTCCTGAAATTTCGACAAATGTAGTCGAGATGAAAGTACAATTAGAGAAGATTAGAGAGCAGGCCCTAAATTTGGAATAA